Proteins from one Salaquimonas pukyongi genomic window:
- a CDS encoding dihydroorotase produces MKPLMIAKARLADPSQDYDGPASLLIADGKIEAVEKSASRIEAPEGAEILNARENLVIPGLVDMRVHLGEPGSEYRETIASASQAAACGGVTGFVMMPDTSPVIDEVSLVDYVRRAARDNAQVHVYPSAAITRGFEGRELTEFGLLREAGAVMLSEGKHSIRSALTLRRALTYARDFGLLIAKETQDRDLASNGVMNEGLTATHLGLAGIPREAEIIALERDLRIAQLSGGRYHAAKISTSDAAGAIARCKQAGADVSAGVSINHLSLNENDIGRYRTFFRLSPPLRAEEDRQAMVAALRDGLIDVIVSSHDPQDVDTKRHPFAEAADGAIGLETLLAAALRLHHNGDVPLLRLIDAMSTRPAQLLGLEAGSLKAGMPADLALVDCDAPWIYGEDQIRSLSKNTPFEGARFSGRVLQTLVGGRTIFTHNA; encoded by the coding sequence ATGAAACCCCTGATGATCGCCAAGGCCCGGCTCGCCGATCCCTCGCAGGATTATGACGGCCCCGCCTCGCTGCTGATTGCGGACGGAAAGATCGAGGCGGTCGAAAAATCTGCCAGCAGGATTGAGGCGCCCGAAGGGGCCGAAATCCTCAATGCACGGGAAAATCTCGTCATTCCCGGCCTGGTCGACATGCGCGTTCATCTTGGCGAACCGGGCAGCGAGTATCGCGAAACCATCGCCTCTGCCTCTCAGGCCGCAGCATGCGGCGGGGTGACGGGCTTTGTGATGATGCCCGATACCAGCCCGGTGATCGACGAGGTCTCCCTGGTCGATTATGTGCGCCGCGCCGCGCGCGACAATGCCCAGGTGCATGTCTATCCCAGCGCTGCCATCACCCGCGGGTTCGAAGGCAGGGAACTGACCGAATTCGGCCTGCTCAGGGAAGCGGGTGCGGTCATGCTCAGCGAGGGCAAGCATTCGATCCGCTCGGCGCTGACCCTGCGGCGGGCGCTCACCTATGCGCGCGATTTCGGCCTGCTGATCGCAAAGGAAACCCAGGACCGCGACCTCGCCTCCAACGGCGTGATGAACGAGGGCCTGACGGCGACCCATCTGGGTCTTGCCGGCATTCCGCGGGAAGCGGAGATCATCGCGCTGGAACGCGATCTGAGGATCGCGCAGCTTTCCGGCGGGCGCTATCACGCCGCCAAGATTTCCACCAGCGATGCTGCCGGGGCCATTGCCCGCTGCAAGCAGGCAGGCGCGGATGTTTCGGCCGGGGTATCGATCAATCACCTTTCACTGAATGAAAACGATATCGGACGCTACCGCACGTTCTTTCGCCTGTCGCCGCCGCTCCGGGCCGAGGAAGACCGCCAGGCGATGGTTGCTGCGCTGCGCGATGGCCTGATCGATGTGATCGTCTCCTCGCACGACCCGCAGGACGTCGATACCAAGCGCCACCCCTTTGCCGAGGCCGCCGATGGCGCCATCGGGCTAGAAACCCTGCTGGCTGCCGCCTTGAGGCTGCATCACAATGGCGATGTGCCGCTGCTCAGACTGATCGATGCAATGTCAACGAGACCGGCACAATTGCTCGGCCTTGAAGCAGGATCGCTGAAAGCGGGCATGCCGGCCGACCTTGCGCTGGTTGATTGCGACGCCCCGTGGATTTACGGAGAAGACCAGATTCGCTCGCTGTCGAAGAATACGCCGTTCGAGGGAGCACGGTTTTCCGGACGGGTATTGCAAACGCTGGTGGGCGGGCGCACAATATTCACGCATAACGCGTAG
- a CDS encoding aspartate carbamoyltransferase catalytic subunit encodes MPGIPGYAFPHRHLLGIADLSPHDIEFLLERADDAVSVSRAVEKKKVALRGRTQINLFFEASTRTQSSFELAGKRLGADVMNMPVGASSVKKGETLIDTAMTLNAMQPDLLVVRHHSAGAVELLAQKVGCSVINAGDGAHEHPTQALLDALTMRRHLGSIARRTVAICGDVLHSRVARSNIILLNALGARVRVIAPSTLLPAGIGDLGVEVFNRMEDGLPGCDVVMMLRLQRERMEGALIPSVREYFRYFGLDRQKLKLARKDALVMHPGPMNRGVEIASDVADGPQSVIEEQVEMGVALRMAVIETLIETADRLDQRRKNKPSSKGAAS; translated from the coding sequence ATGCCGGGCATTCCCGGCTACGCCTTTCCCCACCGCCATCTGCTGGGGATCGCAGATCTTTCCCCCCACGATATCGAGTTTCTGCTGGAGCGCGCCGACGATGCGGTGTCGGTCTCTAGGGCAGTTGAAAAGAAGAAGGTCGCCCTGCGCGGGCGCACCCAGATCAACCTCTTTTTCGAAGCCTCCACCCGCACGCAATCCTCCTTCGAACTGGCAGGAAAGCGCCTTGGCGCCGATGTGATGAACATGCCGGTGGGCGCTTCCTCGGTCAAAAAGGGCGAAACGCTGATCGACACGGCGATGACGCTCAACGCCATGCAACCGGACCTCTTGGTGGTGCGCCATCATTCGGCGGGCGCGGTGGAACTGCTTGCCCAGAAGGTCGGCTGTTCGGTGATCAATGCCGGTGACGGGGCGCATGAACATCCAACACAAGCCCTGCTCGATGCGCTGACCATGCGGCGGCATCTGGGCAGCATTGCCCGGCGCACGGTGGCGATCTGCGGCGATGTCCTGCATTCGCGGGTTGCGCGCTCCAACATCATTCTGCTCAACGCGCTGGGCGCACGGGTGCGGGTGATCGCGCCCTCCACCCTGCTGCCTGCCGGCATTGGCGATCTTGGCGTCGAAGTCTTCAATCGCATGGAAGACGGGCTTCCCGGCTGTGATGTGGTCATGATGCTGCGCCTGCAGCGCGAGCGCATGGAGGGCGCGCTGATCCCCTCCGTGCGGGAATATTTCCGCTATTTCGGCCTCGACCGGCAAAAGCTGAAACTTGCCAGGAAGGACGCGCTGGTGATGCATCCAGGCCCCATGAACCGTGGCGTGGAGATTGCCTCGGATGTCGCCGACGGGCCGCAAAGCGTGATCGAGGAACAGGTGGAAATGGGCGTTGCGCTGCGCATGGCGGTGATCGAAACCCTGATCGAAACCGCCGACCGGCTCGATCAGCGGCGCAAGAACAAGCCTTCCTCCAAGGGGGCGGCTTCATGA
- a CDS encoding ATP-dependent nuclease — MAKIDRVRIQRFKSIENVDFNLGELTVFVGGNNSGKTTIIQAIHFAFTLFQSLQISNKWPSRNQRSTTISPEELIYVPSLDPYSLGIGGKLREAEDQAIILDFYFSDGEHTQLKVRKGRITNVLVEPTNVDYLRNIAGLNEPYSIFSPGLAGVSKSEQYVSDGVLLRALSRGDANAFLRNTLLRLHDDRQAWAAFTTDLDTLFQHLEFEVNFDQEVDESINISTKRGDVVVPLDLSGTGLLQAIQIFAYLHLFKPKLMVFDEPDSHLHPNNQRNLCAVFKTIASERNTQVVLTTHSRHMIDSLSDSCVIVWMQNGSANPASRDDQVDLLIDLGALDVRERLAAENPAFVILSEDSDYSTLRKVLEASGYAENEFLILPYKGITGVHLLEPLLRQIRDVSPSQIIVHRDKDFLQPDEIATWEVSIRALGAEPFVTADRDIEGYLISDEYLENFLRDNVACQLEELKEFVCENQLDRTVENYVNGRVDIERKAGRGAQINHGNLAAAASRECRQDPWGMMHPKQRRRRIRRVLQERFNVRFLDPNVGEVQADVTLEAIRGRAGQPRHMNER, encoded by the coding sequence GTGGCCAAGATTGACCGGGTGCGCATCCAGCGATTCAAAAGTATTGAAAACGTGGATTTTAACTTAGGTGAGCTGACGGTTTTTGTCGGGGGAAACAATTCTGGAAAAACAACGATTATTCAGGCTATTCACTTTGCTTTCACGCTTTTCCAGTCCTTACAGATTTCGAACAAATGGCCTTCTCGAAACCAGCGTTCAACTACTATCAGCCCTGAAGAACTGATTTATGTTCCGTCGTTGGACCCTTATTCTTTGGGGATAGGCGGAAAATTACGCGAGGCGGAAGATCAAGCAATAATATTGGACTTCTATTTCTCAGATGGCGAGCACACGCAATTGAAGGTCCGAAAGGGGCGAATTACTAATGTTTTGGTTGAGCCCACTAATGTTGATTATCTCAGAAACATTGCTGGATTAAACGAGCCCTATTCAATCTTCTCACCTGGACTAGCAGGGGTCTCTAAGTCTGAACAGTATGTTTCGGATGGTGTCTTGCTCCGGGCACTTTCTCGAGGCGACGCCAATGCGTTTCTTAGGAATACGTTATTGCGTCTACACGATGATAGACAAGCGTGGGCAGCATTCACAACCGATTTAGACACTCTTTTTCAACACCTGGAATTCGAAGTCAATTTCGACCAAGAGGTTGATGAGTCAATAAACATTTCAACCAAGAGGGGAGATGTTGTTGTTCCTCTCGACCTATCGGGCACTGGCTTGCTTCAGGCAATTCAGATATTTGCTTATCTGCATTTGTTCAAACCAAAACTCATGGTGTTTGACGAACCAGATTCGCACTTGCACCCAAACAATCAACGCAATCTTTGTGCGGTATTCAAGACAATTGCGAGTGAACGGAATACACAAGTTGTTCTCACCACGCATTCGCGCCACATGATTGACTCTCTTTCGGATAGTTGCGTGATCGTCTGGATGCAAAACGGCAGCGCTAATCCTGCTTCACGTGATGATCAAGTGGACTTGTTGATCGACTTGGGCGCACTGGACGTTCGCGAAAGGCTTGCAGCCGAGAACCCCGCCTTTGTTATACTCTCAGAGGATTCAGATTACAGCACCCTGCGAAAAGTGTTGGAAGCAAGCGGTTACGCTGAGAATGAATTTCTAATTTTGCCCTACAAGGGGATTACGGGAGTGCACCTACTAGAGCCTTTGCTCAGGCAGATCCGAGATGTGAGTCCGAGTCAAATCATCGTGCACAGGGACAAAGACTTTTTGCAGCCTGATGAAATTGCTACTTGGGAGGTTAGCATCCGCGCGTTGGGCGCCGAACCATTTGTCACCGCTGACCGTGACATCGAAGGCTACCTCATCTCTGATGAATATCTTGAGAATTTCTTGCGTGATAATGTTGCCTGTCAACTTGAAGAACTAAAAGAATTCGTATGTGAAAACCAACTAGATAGAACTGTCGAAAACTACGTAAATGGCCGTGTTGATATTGAGAGGAAAGCTGGCCGTGGTGCCCAAATCAACCATGGAAACCTTGCCGCCGCTGCCTCCCGGGAATGTCGGCAGGATCCATGGGGCATGATGCACCCGAAACAAAGGAGGCGCCGGATACGCCGCGTGTTGCAGGAGCGATTCAATGTTCGCTTCCTAGACCCCAATGTTGGGGAAGTTCAAGCGGATGTAACCCTAGAGGCGATCAGAGGTCGTGCGGGGCAACCCCGACACATGAATGAACGATAG